The window ttttatggaTTTGCAGCATCTGCATGCTATGGATATCAAGACCAAGGTACAATGATAGCAGCTGCAAATAGAGACCTTTACGACAATGGTGCGGCATGCGGGAAAAACTATAGGGTGAAGTGCACTGGACCCACCAATCAAGGCGTACCACAGCCGTGCCGGAACGGCGAAATCATCGTTAAAATCGTGGATCTTTGCCCTGGATGTGGAACCAATCAGCTTGACCTCTCTGAGCAAGCTTTCTCCACAATTGCCGACCCGAACGCTGGAAAGATCCAAATCGAATATAACCCGTAAGCaaattatacacacacac of the Primulina huaijiensis isolate GDHJ02 chromosome 1, ASM1229523v2, whole genome shotgun sequence genome contains:
- the LOC140958246 gene encoding EG45-like domain containing protein codes for the protein MATERIIILAIIIASVVSVASAVAGTATYYTVYLPSACYGYQDQGTMIAAANRDLYDNGAACGKNYRVKCTGPTNQGVPQPCRNGEIIVKIVDLCPGCGTNQLDLSEQAFSTIADPNAGKIQIEYNPA